A segment of the Candidatus Dormiibacterota bacterium genome:
AACGGCGCTTGCAGCCAGAACCGCGATGAATTGGGGCGTTAAAACGATCTTGGGGGTCTTTATGGGTTTAAGCCTGGCGGCGGCAGCGCGAATAACGTCCCCGCGCTCTTCGGCATACTGCCGCGCCAGACTGCGCCCGGAAAGACCCATAAAATTGGCATAGGTCTGCACGAAGCCGCGAGTATAAA
Coding sequences within it:
- a CDS encoding helix-turn-helix domain-containing protein → MSKEKPLETKQPTVGQILKTRRAELGLTMRDIEVATKIRGKYLIQLERDDHHLPNDVYTRGFVQTYANFMGLSGRSLARQYAEERGDVIRAAAARLKPIKTPKIVLTPQFIAVLAASAV